In Streptomyces sp. NBC_00344, the genomic window CTGCCGTCGGTCCAGGTGCCGGTCTTGGCGAACGGCTTGTCGAAGTGGGCGGTGAAGTACAGCGTGTAGAGGTCCTTGCGGTTGTTCGCGCTCTGCGGGCCGCAGAAGTTGCCGGCGGTCACCGAACCGGTCACCGTCCGCCCGGCGGCGTCGATCTTCACCGAGGCGTCGGTGCTGCCGCTCTCCGAGTTGGATGTGCGGAAGAGCATGCTGGCCGGCTTGCCGGCGGGGAAGCCGAACCTGCCGGTACCGGTGCGCGCGGTGGTGGTGAGCGCGGCGGACGCGCCGCTGTCCAGGCCGACCTCGTAGGAGCCGGGCGAGGCCGTCTCATGGGTGTGCGAGAAGGTACTCGCGTACGTGGAGTCGGTGGTGTCCGCGGTGGGGGAGGAGTCCACATCGCCGACGTACGGCATGATCGGAATATCGCCGTTCGCGCCGGAGCACCCGACCCCGTTGAGGTGGGTGAGGCTGAAGCCGCGGATCTTCGTCGCGTCGTACTGGTATCCGCCGGGCGCCGGCGTGGAGACCTGCTTGCCACGGGAGTTCTGCGGACTCCAGGCCAGCATTCCGAACGGCTGCACAGCGCCCGGGTAGGTGTTGCCCGCGTTGGACGAGCCGATCAGTGGCTTGACGTAGGACACCGGATCCTGCACGGCGCCACGGGAGCCGCCCTGGCCCGGCGCGGCCGACGCGGGGACGGTGGTGGCCGCCATCCCGAGGGCGGCCATGGCGGTCACCGCTACGGATCCGAGCGCTCTGAGCCGGGTGCGCGGCCGGCGGTTGTGCGTGTCTGACACCGTTCCTGCCCTTCGTGTATGACGGAAGGTCAACGCGACGGGGAGCGGTGGAACTGCCCGACAACGTTGTCAACGACGTCAGGATGCTCCTCCTGTGGGTCCGGGGGTGTCAAGGATTTTCGGAATCCGGTCATCCGGCCCCGGGAGTCCCCCACCGAGCCGGGAGCCGGGCCCGCGCCTGCTGTTGGCCGCTATCGCAGAGAACCGACCTCGGTGCCGTCCGCGAGCCGTCCGTTCAGCTCTGCCTGAGCGCCCCGCTCGGCGGGCACCGTCAGCAGGTGTCCCACGGCGTTTCCGGTGACCCCGCCGGAAGTGGCCAGGGAAGCGAACTGCGAGCTGCCGGCGGCCACTACGAACCAGTGCCCGCCCTGCGACTTCCAGAGCACGCCGGCCAGCACCTGAGGCTTCCGCTCCCCGCAGGCGGCCGAGTCCTCCGCGCGGGCCGCCACCGCGCCCGGGGCGTTCGCCTTCGCACCGGGCGCCTGGAACTGTGCGAGCACCCGGCTTCCGGTGCCGCGCCAGGTGTCGGCACGGGTGCACAGCCAGCGGGCGGTGCCATTGCGCTCCGGCAGCTGCTGGGTGGCGAACTGCCAGGAGTTGACCGTGCGTACGCCGTGCGACCGCACGGTGGGCAGCAGGCAGGCGGTACGTTTCCAGGCCGCCCGTTCGGCCGCTGCCGAGACGTCGTGCGAGTTGCCGGGCGGGCCCGACGTCAGCCGGGCGGGGGTCAGTTCCCCCAGGTCCGTCATCACTCGGTCAGCGGTGGAGTCGCGCAGTTCGACGGTGTCCCAGGAGGTGCAGGTGCGGGCCAGCGCGGAGCTGCGCACCGGGTCGGTGACGCCGTCCGCCGTGCGGTGCAGCGCGACCGCTCGGGCCGATGGGGTGAGCAGGTCCCGCACGGCGGTGCTCCGCACCCAGGGCGCCGTCAGATAACGGACGTTGCCGTCGGTGCGCCCGACGACCAGGGCGTCGGAACCGGCCTCGCCTGCGCCGTCCACCCGTGCGAAGTCGAGTGCGGTGCCACCGCTGCGCTCCCTGGGCTCGGCGTACCGCACCACGCGCAGGCCGTCGTAGAACAGCACGACGGACGCCTGGTCCACCGTGCCCGCGTACAGCAACTGCGGCGCGCCCATCGGGGGCCCCGCCGGGGAGCCCGGCGTCGTGGAGACCTCGACGGAACGGCCGGGCCTGGCCCAGACGGCGAGCGCACGGCGCAGCAGCGCGGTGTCGTGGGCGTGATCACCGCGGACCGGCCATACGGAGAAGTCGGTACGGTCCGAGGTCTTCCAGGCATCGGCAGCGACGCGCTGCAGGCTTGCCGGCTTCAGGGCCTGTTCGGACGCGGCGTTGCGGGCGTACGGCGGGGCCGCGGGCCCGTCCGCGCCCCAGCCGCCGTCCGGCAGCGCCAGCAGTGTCCCGCACACCAGCACCGCGGCCGCCGCGGCCAGCGCCGCTCTGCCCCGCCACCGGCGCCGCACCAGATCGGTGGGCCTGGCCTGGAGCGAACAGGGGTCGAACTCGGCGGAGCTCAGCAGTTCGTACTGCGCGGGCGCGGTGTCCGCCAGGGCGAGTGCCGCGTCGGGGTCGGCCACTCCCGCCTCGTCGAGTACCCGCAGCACCGCCGGATCGTCGAGCTGTTCCAGACCGCGCAGCACATAGGCGGCGCGGGCAGGTCCCGTGAGATCGGCGAGCCGCTGGTCCAGGGCGAGCTCATCGGCCCCTCCGCAGTGCGGGAAGAGCTGCAGCCCCCACACCTGCGGCAGCAGCGGCGGAGTCAGCGGGAGCATCGCCAGGCGGCGATGGTGCGGAGCGGCTGCCTTCAGTGCCGCCCCGAGCACCCGGGCGCGTACATACGCGTAGCCGTCGTCCAGCCCGTCGGCCCGGCGAGGCGAGGGGAGCGCGTCGTCCTCCGGGCGGGGCCCTCGCGGCAGCGCGCGCTGGACGAGGGAATGCGCGGTCAGCACCCTGCGGTTGCGTCCGGGCGATGACGGCAGGACGAGATACGCGAGCCTGACGAACCGGGGGTAGTGCTCGGCGAGCGCGGCACCGGCCTGCTCGGCATCGACCGGGGCGGTTTCCGGCGCGGGGCTCGGGACGACATCCTGTGGCTGCACGTCCAGCAGAACGAGCCAGTCGGCCGATGGTCACCCTCCCGCGGCGTACGGGGCGGCGGGCGGCCGCCCCGTACGGTCACCGGATGCTCAGCTCATCGACCACTGGCTGAACTCGACGGTGCCGCGCAGGCCGCTGCCGCCGTTGGTGGCGCTCATGAAGATGCCCACGTCCTGGGTGATCTCGGTGCCCGGCACGGTGACGGTGCCCACCGTCCGCCAGGTCGCTCCGCCGTCCGTGGAACAGGTACCGGTGAAGGCCGTACCCGTGCGGACGAGCCGCAGCAGAACCGGCGCCTTGATCCCGGTGACGCGCTTGTAGGTGTCCAGCGTCCCGTCGCCCGTGCTGTCGTACGACAGCACCACGCCCTGCCCGGGGGTCACCGCCAGATCGAGGAATCCGGGCGCTCCCGGCGTGGCCAGGCTGTTGCGGACGGCAAGGCCCGAGCGGGCCCAGCTCCCGGTGTTCTCCTGGGAGTCCACCCGCACGGTCGCACTCCGCCCGTCCGCCATCGCCCCGGCCCGGAAGGCCGTGCCGAACTGTGCCGTGCCCTTCCACAGGTCCTGGCCGCTGCCGTTGATCGCCAGCCGCTCACCGAGCTGCCCGAACACCGCTTCGTTTCCCGTGTAGGTGCGCCACACCGTGTCCAGCGGCGCCGCCACGTACACCGCACTCCGCCGGGTGACGGCGACCCGGTCCTCGCCGCGCGGCCCGAACCGGGTGACGAGTGAGTACGGCATCGGCCGCAGCGGTGCGGTCAGCGGCTCCGCCGGCGCGGTGACCTGCCAGGAGACCGAGCCGGTCCCGCCGGGGCCGACACCGCTGAGGGAGGTGTCGCCCTGCGCGGTGGCGTCCAGGCCGGTCAGCGTGAAATCGACCCGGCCGGTGCCGCGCAGCCCGTTGAGATTGCGGAAGACCGCGGTGACCTCTCCCTTGCTGCCGGGGGTGAAGGCGACCGGGTCGGCAGAGACGGATGCGCTGCCCTGGTAAGGGGCGCCGGCGAGCGTGTCGTACACACGTTGCGCGGTGCGGTGGATGTCGCCGGTCGCCCGTACCGGGTAGGCATCCGTCTTCCGGGTCCAGGTGTCCTCCGACGGGTACCAGTCGAAGGTCTTCGCCGGCCTGCCCTCGGTGAGGGCGGCCGTCAACTCGTCCAGATAGGCCTGCCACTGCGGCACATGCACGTCGCCCATCAGTCCGTGCCAGTCGCGGTTGGCGTAGTTGCTGAGATCGTTGGCCGCCGTGCGGTCCGCCCAGGTGGTGATCAGGGTCCGGGCCGTCCACTCCAGTTGCACCGCCTCGTCCGGGCTCGTCCCGGAGCGTCTGGCCTCCTCGAGCCAGGGGCCGAGCAGAAACGCACGGTGGCAGCCGGTGACGGCGTCGGTGAGCCGCATCAGCTTCAGCCAGAGCGCCGCCAGCTCGCGGAAGGTGTCCAGATCCTTGTCGGTGTAGGCGGCGCGCAACTGCGGAAGCAGGATCCTGGCGCGGTCGGCGAGCGCCTGTCTGGCCAGGTCGGTGAGGTCGTAGCGGTAGGCGTCGGAGCCGCGCAGCGATTCCCGCACGCGCAGCAGGGAGGCGAACGCCACGTCGAAACCGGCGGTGTCGAAGGCGAAGTTGACGGAGGCGGTGAGGCTGGGGCGGCGGGAGAAGGGCGAGTCGACCGGACGGCCGTCGGTGCTCGTCAGGCGGTAGGCCGTGGTGGCGAGCGCCGCGAACGCGGCCTTCGCCGCAGGGTCGTCCCCGCCGTAGCGGAACCCGGGATAGCCGGTGAACCAGTCGGCTCTGTCGATCTTCTCGGTGCGCCAGGCGAGTTCGCTGAAGAGTTCGAAGGCGGCGGGATCGCGCTCGGCGGCCTCCGGCATGTACGCGGTGCCGGCCAGTGCGCTGTCCGGCTTGTCGCGCCAGGCGGTGAACTTCGCCGTCCAGCGGTCGGTGTTGGCGCCGATCGTCGTACGGCCGCCGAAGTTGGGGATGGTGCCGAAGGCGTACGGGGCCCCGCCCCAGTCCTTGTCGCGGTCCGTGACGGAGTCCAGGTCGGAGAGTCCGTCGACGATCAGCACCCGTTCGGTGTCGATGGCCTGGAGCAGTTCGCGGCGTGGGTTGGCCTGCCAGCCGAGGATCACCCAGGTGGCGCCGGGGCGGGCGGTCTGCAGGGACGTCTCGACAGCGCGGGCGGCGTCGGATACCGGGACGTCGCCCGGGGTGCCGCCCTCATGGAGCAGATCCATCTTGAAGTGCGCCGCATCGCCGAAGAGCTCGCGCTGATGCCGGTAGAAGGCGGCTGCCGTCCTGCCGAAGACCTCGGTACGCGGGTCCAGCCAGTCGGGACGCCGCAGCCCGTTCCAGGTGCCCTGCGGGACGACGCGGGCACCTGGATTGCGGCCGGTGAAACCGTCGGGGACGGTTCCGAAGTAGCCGGGGAACACCGGGTGCATCCCGAGATCGCGCAGCCGGTCGGCGATACGGCGGCCGAGAGCCGCGCGGCGCTCGATGAGTTCGGTGGAGAGCGGACCGCCGTATCCGCTCATGTTCTGCAGCAGCCACCACGGCTGGTGAGACGGGGCGGGCAGCCAGGTGCGCGCCTCCGTGTCGGAGTACCCGAAGTCCTGCAGCAGCCGGTGGTAGACGGCCTCCTGGCCCGCGGTGACGAGGGCTTCGTTGCACCCGTGCAGTGCGAGGACGTCGATCGTCCGCTCCCAGTGGGCCCAGTCGGCGTACGGGGCGTTGTACCCGTCGTGGGTGTCGTTGAAGGCGAAGCGGTGCGGGACGGTCGCCGACCGCTGAACGGCGGCGCCGGGCGCGGGCAGGCGGGCCGGGAGGCGGAGCTGGGAGCTGTTCCACGAGATATGGGCCCGGCAGACGTACTTGAGATACCAGTGCACCCCGGTCAGGGCCACGGCGGGGCCGGTGGCAGCGACCTCGATACGGCCGGACGAGCCGGTGACCCGGAAGCGTTCACGGCCGGTGAGCGGTGTGAGCCGGAACTGGTCGGCGTGGTGGGGGAGCAGACGGTGCAGAGCGGCGCGGGCGGGGCCGGTATCGAGTGAGGCCCTGGCGGCCCCGGTGGAGGCCCCCGCGGTCCCGGTGGCGAACGCGGGGGAGTGGGCGCCCAGCGCCGCTCCGCATCCGATCGCCCCGGCGGTGCTCAGCAGCGTACGTCTCGACAGCTCGGGCATCTGCGCTCCTTATGTTGCTCGTGTTGCGTTGCGACAACAGGTGCATGCGCAGCGCACGTTAATGAGGAGGCAGGGCCGGAGCAATGGGGCGGGATCAGCCGGACGAGGTAGACGGTTCGCCCGCGAAAACGTTCCGGAGACGGCACGATGGGCGAATGCGTATGCGAGCGCGAACAGCGATGGCGGTCGCAGCCCTGGGCCTGTTGGCCGGCTGCTCGACCTCCCACCCCCACCAATCCGACGACGCGCCACCCGAGCCGAGGACGGCGACCGGCAGCCTGGAGCAGCTGGCGTCGAAGGCACGGTGCAAGCCGGAGATCCAGACGGACGCCAGCGAACTGCGCCAGGCCAACTGCACCACCACCCAGGGGCGGTATGTGCTGGTCACGTTCGCGACCGACCGCGGGCAGCGTGAGTGGATCAACTCGGCCAAGGACTACGGCGGGACCTATCTGCTGGGCCGCAAGTGGGTCGCGGTCGGCGACACCACGGTGGTCGCAGCACTGCGCGGCCGGCTCGGTGGGACCGTGGAAGCCGGCTCGCAGCACCACCAGGGGAGTAGTGGCAGCGGGGGGAGCGACGGGCATTCCGGTCATCACACGAGCTGACCGCGCAGGTCCGGGGGCCTGTGACCACTGAGGTCACAGGCCTTACTGCTACTCGGACGT contains:
- a CDS encoding alpha-N-acetylglucosaminidase; its protein translation is MPELSRRTLLSTAGAIGCGAALGAHSPAFATGTAGASTGAARASLDTGPARAALHRLLPHHADQFRLTPLTGRERFRVTGSSGRIEVAATGPAVALTGVHWYLKYVCRAHISWNSSQLRLPARLPAPGAAVQRSATVPHRFAFNDTHDGYNAPYADWAHWERTIDVLALHGCNEALVTAGQEAVYHRLLQDFGYSDTEARTWLPAPSHQPWWLLQNMSGYGGPLSTELIERRAALGRRIADRLRDLGMHPVFPGYFGTVPDGFTGRNPGARVVPQGTWNGLRRPDWLDPRTEVFGRTAAAFYRHQRELFGDAAHFKMDLLHEGGTPGDVPVSDAARAVETSLQTARPGATWVILGWQANPRRELLQAIDTERVLIVDGLSDLDSVTDRDKDWGGAPYAFGTIPNFGGRTTIGANTDRWTAKFTAWRDKPDSALAGTAYMPEAAERDPAAFELFSELAWRTEKIDRADWFTGYPGFRYGGDDPAAKAAFAALATTAYRLTSTDGRPVDSPFSRRPSLTASVNFAFDTAGFDVAFASLLRVRESLRGSDAYRYDLTDLARQALADRARILLPQLRAAYTDKDLDTFRELAALWLKLMRLTDAVTGCHRAFLLGPWLEEARRSGTSPDEAVQLEWTARTLITTWADRTAANDLSNYANRDWHGLMGDVHVPQWQAYLDELTAALTEGRPAKTFDWYPSEDTWTRKTDAYPVRATGDIHRTAQRVYDTLAGAPYQGSASVSADPVAFTPGSKGEVTAVFRNLNGLRGTGRVDFTLTGLDATAQGDTSLSGVGPGGTGSVSWQVTAPAEPLTAPLRPMPYSLVTRFGPRGEDRVAVTRRSAVYVAAPLDTVWRTYTGNEAVFGQLGERLAINGSGQDLWKGTAQFGTAFRAGAMADGRSATVRVDSQENTGSWARSGLAVRNSLATPGAPGFLDLAVTPGQGVVLSYDSTGDGTLDTYKRVTGIKAPVLLRLVRTGTAFTGTCSTDGGATWRTVGTVTVPGTEITQDVGIFMSATNGGSGLRGTVEFSQWSMS